One Plasmodium berghei ANKA genome assembly, chromosome: 13 genomic region harbors:
- a CDS encoding kelch domain-containing protein, putative yields MENYSGKKNSILYPIQNSEHFESTESVKSRNSIINGNVLRWHKLSCSSIKDTKNDTSESSIFYSNSSNITKNRDISIDKDSWNFLEKNRVASVLYKNCIYIFGGYIPKERVNHFYKYDIVENKWIKMINNNFLLKSENNSAFLYKNKMYILCEYNGKMRWSNDLYFFDFNKEIWEVMKIKKNKQINNRYCPPSTLFGFSTSVDDVSGVLYIFGGYNGKYLSNELYILNLNHKNWIKAKQNGEIPSPRAYTIGHIFDGYFYIFGGYNGESCLNSFYEYHIKSGIWTKIKYNMDTEISNKNSNEDNKSIIKSLNDQKKKTSYTYCNNKDKVPMARCLMGSFLYNKCIYILGGYNNNFCGNLYDFYKYNIHERTWEKLSTRNNCSQNNLNIHFYKNVIYSIGKFNKKNILNNIYALKLENIYVAPSELLDHYKGMVNNSLFSDVVFILQDQHIYGCRNILSSRCLYFKSLFNIHISEKNKNIIINGINKIVDTNLHDPMIYIPINDINYDVFLIIIDYLYTDNLPVNFTLEMYIQILILAINKFNLFRLAQLCEQAVTNKIDRYNVFNILFISYRNNSKQLCKFCIDFIIHNNLLDKEKINILTLEPHLLGEFYKKSLYSDIS; encoded by the coding sequence atggaaaattatagcggcaaaaaaaattctatATTATATCCTATCCAGAATAGCGAACATTTTGAAAGTACTGAAAGCGTTAAAAGTAGAAATAGCATTATAAATGGAAATGTTTTAAGGTGGCATAAACTTAGTTGTTCTTCAATAAAagatacaaaaaatgatacaTCAGAAAGtagtatattttattctaaTAGTAGCAATATAACTAAAAACAGAGACATAAGTATTGATAAGGATAGTTGGAATTTTCTTGAAAAAAACAGAGTTGCATcagtattatataaaaactgtatatatatatttggtGGATATATACCAAAAGAAAGGgtaaatcatttttataaatatgatatagttgaaaataaatggaTTAAGAtgattaataataattttctattAAAAAGCGAAAATAACTCAgcctttttatataaaaacaaaatgtatatattatgcgAATATAACGGGAAAATGAGATGGTCaaatgatttatattttttcgattttaataaagaaatatgggaagtaatgaaaataaaaaaaaataaacaaataaacaatAGATATTGTCCACCTTCAACATTGTTTGGCTTTTCAACATCTGTTGATGACGTATCAGGTGTGTTGTACATATTTGGGGGATATAACGGAAAATACTTAAGTAATgaattgtatattttaaatttaaatcataaaaattggATTAAAGCAAAACAAAATGGCGAAATTCCTAGTCCTAGGGCATATACAATAGGGCACATATTTGATGGatacttttatatttttggaGGATATAACGGAGAAAGTTGTTTAAATtctttttatgaatatcatataaaatCTGGAATTTGgacaaaaattaaatataatatggaTACAGaaatatcaaataaaaactcGAATGAGGATAATAAAAGtattataaaaagtttaaatgatcaaaaaaaaaaaacaagttACACATATTGTAATAACAAAGACAAAGTACCAATGGCTAGATGCTTGATGGggtcttttttatataataagtgtatatatatattagggggatataataataatttttgtgGAAATTTATAcgatttttataaatataatattcatgAAAGAACATGGGAAAAATTGAGCACAAGAAATAATTGCTCACAAAATAATCtgaatattcatttttataaaaatgttatatattctattggaaaatttaataaaaaaaatattttaaacaatatatatgcattaaagctcgaaaatatatatgttgcACCTTCAGAATTGTTGGATCATTACAAAGGTATGGTTAATAACTCTTTATTTTCTGAtgttgtttttattttacaagATCAGCACATTTATGGGTGCAGAAATATTTTGTCATCAAGGTGCCTTTATTTTAAATCCCTAtttaatattcatatttcagaaaaaaataaaaatataataattaatggaattaacaaaatagtAGACACTAATCTCCATGATCCTATGATTTATATACCAATTAACgatataaattatgatgtatttttaattattattgatTATCTTTATACAGACAATTTGCCCGTTAATTTCACACTTgaaatgtatatacaaattttaatattagcTATAAACAAATTCAACTTATTTAGATTAGCACAATTATGTGAGCAAGCCgttacaaataaaatagatcGATATAACGTTTTTAATATCTTATTCATAAGTTATagaaataattcaaaacaATTATGCAAATTTTGCAttgattttattatacataataatttattagacaaagaaaaaattaatatactAACATTAGAACCGCATTTATTGGGAgagttttataaaaaatctCTATATAGTGATATTAGCTAG
- a CDS encoding 60S ribosomal protein L29, putative: MAKSKNHTNHNQNRKAHRNGIKKPKSHKFMSRKGLDPKFFKNQKYCLKGIIKKKQELKEKEKEQKNQKK, encoded by the exons ATGGCCAAATCAAAAAATCATACTAATCATAATCAG AATAGAAAGGCACACAGAAATGGAATTAAGAAACCAAAGTCTCATAAATTTATGTCACGTAAAGGG TTGGATCCAAAATTCtttaaaaatcaaaaatacTGTTTAAAAggaattattaaaaaaaaacaagaattaaaagaaaaagaaaaagaacaaaaaaaccaaaaaaaatga
- a CDS encoding ubiquitin carboxyl-terminal hydrolase isozyme L3, putative, whose amino-acid sequence MTKKKKWIPIESNPDSLYLYSCKLGQQKLSFVDIYGFNKDLLDMIPKPVHAIIFLYPIKDDIDNSIGSSHINTTNGDINIWFIKQTVSNSCGTIALLHLFANLRNTFPLDKDSVLDTFFTKVDNLKPEGRALEFENNDIIEQLHHEFSGNELNLGESIDVDTHFIVFLEINGMLIELDGRKNHPIIHGQTTSNNFVYDAGKLIQDNFISKYQDCHSFSAIAIVPNNAV is encoded by the exons atgacaaaaaaaaaaaaatggatacCAATAGAATCGAATCCCGATTCGTTGTATTTGTACTCTTGTAAACTTGGACAACAAAAGTTAAGTTTTGTAGACATTTATGGTTTTAACAAGGATTTATTAGATAtg ATACCCAAACCTGTTCACGCAATAATATTCTTATATCCAATAAAGGATGATATA GACAATAGCATTGGTTCAAGCCACATAAATACAACAAATGGTGATATCAACATTTGGTTCATAAAGCAa ACCGTCTCAAATTCTTGTGGTACTATAGCACTTTTGCATTTGTTTGCAAATTTGAGGAATACATTTCCATTAG ATAAAGATTCTGTATTGGatacattttttactaAAGTTGACAACCTAAAACCGGAAGGACGCGCACtg GAATTCGAGaataatgatattattGAACAACTACACCATGAGTTTTCTGgaaatgaattaaatttaGGAGAAAGCATTGAT GTTGATACACATTTTATTGTGTTCTTAGAAATAAATGGAATGCTAATCGAATTG GATGGAAGAAAAAATCATCCCATAATTCATGGCCAAACCACGAGCAACAATTTTGTATAc GATGCTGGGAAATTAATCCAAGATAACTTTATAAGCAAGTATCAAGATTGCCACAGTTTTTCTGCCATTGCAATTGTCCCAAATAATGcagtataa